The Malus sylvestris chromosome 8, drMalSylv7.2, whole genome shotgun sequence genomic interval tatccactagtgtaaatattttaaattgaagatcaaatttattcattacattcttatagggtcgaggagtgtagctgtaaaaaatcattaaaatcaaagctaaaatgaccgttaaattatgaattttcgtttataaccgtcgaaaacttttgttccgttacttaatctcttaatgtttgttatgtacgattttttacgtatgcgatcttgtagtatctacaaacaagtttgacggttagatcgtggaaactagtttcgtaaaatgcataaatttgcctaaattttgaagtgggaaaagtaatttgtgctaaatttttatttatgtttttcaagtattgattagacaatatttagtttgtgcgatgacattttcattgtacaattctctttttgtttttttatcgcatattttacatggattattaaaccaaaaatgtaaaaattatttattaaaccaaacaattatttattttttttttaaaaacatattctatttaaatacatattatttatttatttattaaaccaaacaattattattttatttttaaaatcgtaacaaaattttgagggggaatttcaaattttgggggaaaatttaaaattttcaaagggAATTTTGGGGGGATTTTTGCCGCTATTTTGTTTCTGTCGTTTATAACCGACATTAATGAAAAGTTtatgtcattttttatttaaaaaactgtttctgtcggttttaaccgacagtaatgaaattttttcacaatataacctctccatctcttCCTTGCTCCGGTGCTTCTCCTTTCCCCCTTTTCTTCTCCAGTCATTTTCTTTGTCAACACAAGCTCATTTTCTTTGGCATTAGTCTCAAGCTTTGATTCCACAGAAGGGGATTTACTATTTTCATCTTTCGCAACAACACCATTTGCATGAGACTTTGAGCTTTCAGATTGCAGCTTGGTTTTGCCtcaatctgatttttttttcttgttgttcTTAAGGGTTTTAAGAGGTGTCCCAAGTCCCTCAACCTTCAACTCATTTTTAGCCTTCTCATTTGACGGTTTCTTATCTTTGTCTGCATTCGTTTGGTCTTGCAAGTGTTGTATCCAACAAGCTGCAAGTTCCCATCTCACAAAATTATCATAATCTAGCTCCTCTTTCTCAAGCTTAGCAAGACTTTCTTCTAACACCCCCTCAACAAAAACACACGAGGCTGGAAGATCTTCGTGTTCCAGAGTTTGCATATGTGATGCCGGTTTATTGTGCTCTGAAGGTATTGTCTAGTCAAGTAGTAATCTTAAACTGCAAAAAACAAGGTACTAGTTAGGCTCTTATACTAACAACTCCATAACAAAAGGTTGGTAGCTTTACATAATACTCACTGACACATTATTGCGTACCTGTTGATATTAAGGGCATTAGCACCATTGCTCCCTTGCCTAAGACTTTAAAGGGCCCTGAGGTTTTCGAGATCGAGCTCTGACGAGGTTTCGCATGGTGAATGCAGAGAATATAGAAAATGCagaatttgttttttattattaatatattttctgtcggattttgcttaaaatccgacAGTAATATACGATTTTTGTCGGTTTTTGGACCGCCagttatagataattttgtagtaatGAGTGAGGGATATAATATCTAGGGGTTCAAGGTGGCAAGTGGGTAGCAGATCCTCAATAAGAATTTAGGATGACCCTTGGGTTCCTTTGTCTAGTCGATCACAAATTTTCACTCCAAAGCCGGCCAATTCACCTCTTCGTATGGTTAGTGAGTTGATTGACCATATAGCCAAAGTGTGGAATCTCGACCTCATTTCTGGCCTCTTCTCTGCTCCGGAGGTCAACATAATCCAGTCTATCCCCCTGAGCATTCGAAGTCTAGCAGATTTACTATCATGGCACATTGAGAAGAATGGGAGATTCTCAATAAAGAGCGCCTATCACCTTGCTTGGGAGTGGCTCTATCCAAGCAATACAGGGTCTTCATCCTTAAACCGTCTCGGGAGATCAACCTTTTGGTCCAAGATATGGCCCCCAAAggtcaaaatatgcatgtggcGCCTTTGTAACGAAATCATCCCCACCAAAGTGAACCTCGCTAAGTGCCACATCACGACTAATCGTGCGTGATGTGCAACCACCCCGAGGAAACAATCCACCACTTACTGAAGGAATGTCCCTTTGCTAAATGTGCTTGGTTATCATCCCACCTTGGATGCCCTATCCGGGACTCCTATCCCTTATCTTTCCTCTCTTGGGCCATAGACAATGCGGGTATACTAAAATTTGAAATGTTCGATTCCTTTATGATGATCTGCTGGGCACTTTGGGGTGCTAGAAACACAAAGCTTTAGAGTTCTAAATGCGATCCTCCGGACACTGTAGTGCTCCGAGCTACTCAGTGGTGGCTCTCCTTTCTCTCGGCAAACGAAAGAGTGGTCCCTACCCCCTTGCAAGGTTCGGCAAAGTGGTCCTGCTTTCATTCGGGTCGCCTCAAACTCAACATTGACACCTCCTGGAACCGGGTCAATTGTTCAGGTGGCTACGGTTTGATAATAAGGGATGATTCAAGAGGCTTCTTGGCTGCCAAATGTGGAAGCTTCCCTGATATTTTCTCCCCCTCCAATAAGAACCAATGGTTGTTCGAATTGGTTTGATTTGGGTGTAAGAAGAAAGGGTTCTCTAATATCCTTTGTGAATCAGATTCACTTCAGATTATCGAAGCCTCACAGCAATCTTCGATTAACCGATCTTCTCTTGGTCAATTAATAGAAGACATCAAGTCGCTGGCTTCGGTGGTCATTGAAGCTCCTATCACCCATGTTCGTCAACAAGCCAATGTCGCAGATCATAGACTTGCTCGTCTCAGACTCTCAATCAATCAGTGCGTTGAATGGGTGGAGCATCCCCCTAGTATTATTTTCGACATATTAGCGGTGAATTGCCCCACATCTGTGTAACCCTTGAATGTACTATTTTCTctttgagatgaatgaaattcACTATCGAttccttcaaaagaaaaaaaacaaaaaacaagaataaccctttttttgggtcaattgAATGGCACCCCTGTTTGCCTGAGAAGATGATTAAAAAgacaaatcaatatcaataCAAAAATAGAACCAACCAACCATTCTTTTGGTAGGCATAAAAGAAGACGTATACGAAAATGCAGTAAAAATTACCTAGTTATAACCAAAGAATTCATAAATCCATGACGCCATGGAGGCATGGACTTTCCTGACTCCCCCCCTCCCCCCAAAATTCCAAACCCAGCAATCCGCATCGAgaagaacttacatgtaatGGGTAAACAGCTAACGTAACGTCCCGTTCAATAATACAATTTGTGATGttatgttattgaattggaacACCACGTGACAGCAAACCTATTTTATACAAGTTACTCTCATTCCCCCTCCCACTACCCTTGAAAGAGACGTGTctaatttcatttcttttcttctaattcACACAAGGAAATTGACACCCCACCTCACTCCTTGTATACCTCTCATCTTCTTTTTCAATTCTCTCAAGCTTCATGAATTTCCTCAACACTAAAACCTCTTTAATGGCAGTCATCAAACACAGAAAGCTCTTCCCATCTGCACCAATTTCCACAAACCAAACTGATTGTCCAGACTTTTGTGGCCCCGATTGCACGTACGACTGTTACCCTTATGCTGATTTCtacacaccaccaccaccaccaacttcAGTTATCGATCAAACCAACCAAAACCACCATATCTCACCTTATGTGGTGCTTTTAGTCTCTTTGCTAGCCagttttttccttcttattgGGTACTATATTATTGTAGTGAAGTCTTGCACAAGTTGGTGCAGTCACAGAAGTATTGGATCTTCACCCTCTCAATCTACCAGCACGGATGAAGAGTTACTTGCAGATCAAGTAGATCATCCAATCTGGTTCATCTCCTCCGTTGGTTTGCAACAGTCAATCATAAATTCAATTTCAGTTTGTAAGTACAGGAAAGACGAGGGCTTGATCGAAGGGACCGAGTGTTCGGTTTGTTTGAATGAGTTTCGAGAAGATGACACTCTAAGGCTGTTGCCAAAGTGCAATCATGCTTTCCACATTCCTTGTATTGACACTTGGTTGAGGTCTCACACGAATTGCCCTATATGCCGCGCTAATATTGTGAGAGAGACTCAGATCAGTGCTTCCACAGACACAAATGGGGAACCCC includes:
- the LOC126631264 gene encoding RING-H2 finger protein ATL54-like — encoded protein: MNFLNTKTSLMAVIKHRKLFPSAPISTNQTDCPDFCGPDCTYDCYPYADFYTPPPPPTSVIDQTNQNHHISPYVVLLVSLLASFFLLIGYYIIVVKSCTSWCSHRSIGSSPSQSTSTDEELLADQVDHPIWFISSVGLQQSIINSISVCKYRKDEGLIEGTECSVCLNEFREDDTLRLLPKCNHAFHIPCIDTWLRSHTNCPICRANIVRETQISASTDTNGEPQMENSESEGEIGANNQVGYQDVCENRAGVDNEGENMPKQEINSNENWVLERRSISIISSMAPTKLVIKVQNAEKMLSDLARKRRSSFRQCLHISPILMKRSLRRKWSKISVVPRKVCLIV